One window of Streptomyces sp. FIT100 genomic DNA carries:
- the scpB gene encoding SMC-Scp complex subunit ScpB: MSDDLKPALKPALEAVLMVVDEPATEEHLAKVLEQPRRAVADALRELADEYTVQGRGFELRLVAGGWRFYTRPEHAAAVERFVLDGQQARLTQAALETLAVVAYRQPVSRSRVSAVRGVNCDGVMRTLLQRGLVDEAGTEPETGAILYRTTNYFLERMGLRGLDELPELAPFLPEADAIEAETQEGVPSFDPDAPDTDDDATTTTEL, translated from the coding sequence CCTGCGCTCAAGCCCGCCCTCGAAGCCGTCCTCATGGTCGTCGACGAGCCGGCCACCGAGGAGCACCTCGCCAAGGTGCTCGAACAGCCCCGCCGCGCGGTCGCCGACGCCCTGCGCGAGCTCGCCGACGAGTACACCGTCCAGGGCCGCGGCTTCGAGCTGCGGCTCGTCGCCGGCGGCTGGCGCTTCTACACCCGCCCCGAGCACGCAGCCGCCGTCGAGCGCTTCGTTCTCGACGGCCAGCAGGCCCGGCTCACCCAGGCGGCGCTGGAGACCCTGGCGGTGGTCGCGTACCGCCAGCCGGTCAGCCGTTCCCGCGTCTCCGCCGTGCGCGGAGTGAACTGCGACGGCGTCATGCGCACCCTCCTCCAGCGCGGTCTCGTCGACGAGGCGGGCACGGAACCCGAAACAGGTGCGATCCTGTACAGGACGACGAACTACTTCCTGGAGCGGATGGGCCTGCGCGGCCTGGACGAGCTCCCGGAGCTCGCGCCCTTCCTCCCGGAGGCGGACGCGATCGAGGCCGAGACCCAGGAAGGCGTTCCGTCGTTCGATCCGGACGCTCCGGACACAGACGATGACGCCACGACGACGACGGAACTTTGA